The Alteromonas macleodii ATCC 27126 genome segment GAAATGCTGTCGGCGCGCATCGAAAAGGTTATGCCTGAGTGGAAGAAGCTGATGAATCGCCAAATAGAGTTGGGTGAATTCAAGGCTTTATGCGCAGACTTAGACGAATTGTTGGAAGAAGGTTCGGCACAGTCAGCTAAACTTACACAGTTACTTACAGAAGTATTGATGGCTCAAGGTTATCAAGACTTAACTGGTCAGGTTATTCGCCGCGTTATCGACTTGGTTAAAGAAGTGGAAGACAGCTTAGTTAACATGCTTACCATGTTTGGTGAACGCGACGGTGCAGAACAAACTAAACCATCTAGCGTTAAGGCCGATAAGGTTGATGGTGTAGAGGCAGAAGGCCCTATCATTGATGCCGATAAGCGCGACGACGTCGTGTCAGGCCAAGATGATGTAGATGATCTTCTGTCTAGCTTAGGTTTTTAGGGGAGCGGGCGCATGTCGTTTGATGTTGACGAGGATATATTACAG includes the following:
- a CDS encoding protein phosphatase CheZ, which produces MSTNVNVPISLEEAKQLVTYLEEGDNASANALLEAASMKENVELFAEVGKLTRQLHDALNNFQIDDRIKNLATDDIPDAQSRLTYVIEETEKAANTTMDAVEASMPIAEMLSARIEKVMPEWKKLMNRQIELGEFKALCADLDELLEEGSAQSAKLTQLLTEVLMAQGYQDLTGQVIRRVIDLVKEVEDSLVNMLTMFGERDGAEQTKPSSVKADKVDGVEAEGPIIDADKRDDVVSGQDDVDDLLSSLGF